The following coding sequences are from one Coffea arabica cultivar ET-39 chromosome 11e, Coffea Arabica ET-39 HiFi, whole genome shotgun sequence window:
- the LOC113719141 gene encoding 3-isopropylmalate dehydrogenase 2, chloroplastic: MAATLQINVKPLNHQLQLNSKPCSRHCSRWATIRCAAATTPSTRRYTITLLPGDGIGPEVISVAKTALQLAGSLEGIDFGFKEMPMGGAALDLTGVPLPEETLSTAQQSDAVLLGAIGGYKWDNNEKHLKPETGLLQLRKGLKVFANLRPATVLPMLVEASTLKKEVAEGVDVMVVRELTGGIYFGQPRGFSTNDIGEEIGFNTEVYSAPEIDRIARIAFETARKRHGKLCSVDKANVLEASMLWRKRITALASEYPDIELSHMYVDNAAMQLVRNPKQFDTIVTNNIFGDILSDEASMITGSIGMLPSASLGESGPGLFEPIHGSAPDIAGQDKANPLATVLSAAMLLKYGLGEEKAAQRIEDAVLDALNKGFRTGDIHSAGYKLVGCKEMGEEVLKSIEHKIPAAV; the protein is encoded by the exons ATGGCGGCAACCCTGCAAATCAACGTGAAGCCCCTAAACCACCAACTTCAATTGAACTCCAAACCCTGTTCCAGACACTGCTCCAGATGGGCCACAATCCGCTGTGCCGCTGCCACTACCCCATCCACCAGACGGTACACTATCACTCTCCTTCCTGGCGACGGAATTGGCCCAGAAGTCATCTCCGTCGCCAAGACCGCTCTCCAACTTGCCGGCTCTCTTGAAG GGATTGATTTTGGGTTCAAGGAGATGCCAATGGGTGGGGCAGCCTTGGATTTGACAGGAGTGCCATTGCCAGAAGAGACTCTTTCTACTGCACAGCAATCTGATGCTGTTCTTCTTGGAGCTATTGGAGG GTATAAATGGGATAATAATGAGAAACATTTGAAGCCAGAAACTGGATTGCTTCAGCTTCGAAAAGGGCTTAAGGTCTTTGCTAATTTGAGGCCAGCTACTGTTCTGCCAATG TTAGTAGAAGCTTCAActttgaagaaagaagttgcTGAAGGTGTAGACGTAATGGTTGTAAGGGAACTTACAGGAG gtatttattttgggCAACCAAGGGGCTTTAGCACAAATGATATTGGTGAAGAAATTGGGTTCAACACTGAGGTGTATTCTGCTCCTGAG ATTGATCGCATTGCTCGTATTGCATTTGAAACGGCACGGAAACGTCATGGAAAACTCTGTTCTGTTGATAAAGCAAATGTTTTGGAG GCATCAATGCTCTGGAGGAAGAGAATTACAGCTTTAGCCTCTGAGTACCCTGATATTGAACTCTCACACATGTATGTTGACAATGCTGCTATGCAGCTTGTTCGCAATCCGAAGCAG TTCGACACAATTGTGACAAATAACATATTTGGTGATATCCTATCTGATGAGGCCTCAATGATAACTGGAAGTATTGGGATGCTTCCATCTGCTAGCCTTGGGGAATCG GGACCTGGATTATTTGAGCCTATACATGGTTCTGCTCCTGATATAGCTGGACAG GACAAAGCAAACCCATTGGCAACAGTTTTGAGTGCTGCTATGCTTCTGAAGTATGGCTTAGGAGAGGAGAAGGctgcccaaagaattgaggatgctGTACTTGATGCCTTAAACAAAGGATTCCGTACTGGTGATATACACTCAGCTGGATAT AAATTGGTAGGATGCAAGGAGATGGGTGAAGAAGTATTGAAGTCAATAGAACATAAGATACCTGCAGCTGTTTGA